From one Aquicella lusitana genomic stretch:
- the abc-f gene encoding ribosomal protection-like ABC-F family protein, with translation MSQPNPLILIHQLCYSLPDGKPLFASLSLTLGTEKTGLVGRNGAGKSTLLKLMLGHLLPAAGSIQVTGTLGYCPQDPPEAANETIADLLGIRSKLEALTRITQGSTDENDFQLIADDWLIEERTCLQLKAFGLDYLPLSCPTAHLSGGEKTRLHLARVFLADSDMILLDEPTNNLDSTARQLLYDKIASWKKGLLVVSHDRTLLNFMNQIVELNPRGVTITGGNYDAYRTQKSLQQAALERELMDAKKLLQQTQNTIQASREKREQRQSYGRKLFRAGKTDKITAKSRKGRSERTQSRLVTQGDMLLKKAEQLHDKAQSKIEIVPEIHITLPRTAVPHGKTVLAMEQLSFSYASQQPALIDRFSLNVSGPARIALAGKNGSGKTTLVKLILGEYLPSQGSIYRGVEQIRYLDQKITLLDPALSLLENFLRLNPDAKATEAHHALAQFLFRNTAAHKLVAELSGGEKLRAELACVLLSSQPPQLLILDEPTNHLDLDSIASIESALSHYEGALIVISHDQAFLQNVGIEKTITAPFKGD, from the coding sequence ATGTCGCAGCCTAACCCCCTGATTCTTATTCATCAATTATGTTATTCCCTCCCGGACGGAAAGCCGCTTTTTGCCTCCCTTTCGCTTACGCTCGGCACGGAGAAAACCGGCCTCGTAGGACGGAACGGGGCGGGTAAATCGACCTTGCTCAAGCTGATGCTAGGCCATCTTTTGCCGGCTGCCGGCTCAATTCAGGTCACTGGCACGTTAGGCTATTGCCCCCAAGATCCGCCCGAAGCAGCTAATGAAACCATCGCAGATCTGCTGGGAATCCGTTCTAAATTAGAGGCGTTGACACGCATTACGCAGGGCAGTACAGATGAAAACGATTTTCAGTTAATCGCAGATGACTGGCTGATTGAAGAGCGCACATGTCTGCAATTAAAAGCGTTTGGCCTGGATTACCTTCCCCTTTCCTGCCCCACTGCGCACTTAAGCGGCGGTGAAAAAACGCGTCTTCACCTTGCCCGCGTTTTTCTTGCTGATTCAGATATGATCCTCCTGGATGAGCCCACCAACAATCTGGATAGCACAGCGCGCCAACTGCTTTATGACAAAATAGCGAGCTGGAAAAAAGGTTTATTGGTTGTTAGTCATGACCGGACGCTACTGAATTTCATGAATCAAATCGTTGAACTGAACCCGCGGGGCGTCACTATCACCGGCGGCAATTACGATGCTTATCGCACGCAAAAAAGCCTCCAGCAAGCCGCGTTAGAGCGGGAATTAATGGATGCTAAAAAATTATTGCAACAAACCCAAAATACAATTCAGGCAAGCCGGGAAAAGCGTGAACAAAGACAATCCTACGGCCGAAAATTATTTCGCGCAGGCAAAACGGACAAGATTACAGCCAAATCACGAAAAGGCCGCAGCGAAAGAACACAAAGTCGGCTGGTGACGCAAGGCGACATGCTGCTTAAAAAAGCGGAACAGCTGCATGATAAGGCACAATCCAAAATCGAAATAGTGCCAGAGATTCACATTACGCTGCCCAGGACAGCAGTGCCTCATGGCAAAACAGTCTTGGCCATGGAACAGCTCAGCTTTTCCTATGCATCACAGCAACCCGCTCTTATCGATCGCTTTAGTTTGAATGTGTCAGGTCCTGCGCGTATCGCATTAGCAGGAAAAAATGGCAGCGGCAAAACGACATTGGTGAAATTGATTTTGGGTGAATACCTGCCTTCACAGGGAAGCATTTATAGAGGTGTTGAGCAAATACGCTATCTGGATCAGAAAATAACCCTTCTGGATCCTGCTTTATCTCTTTTAGAAAATTTCCTACGATTAAATCCCGACGCCAAAGCGACCGAAGCGCATCACGCACTCGCGCAATTTTTATTTCGCAATACAGCAGCGCATAAATTAGTAGCGGAACTGAGTGGTGGTGAGAAATTGCGTGCGGAACTTGCCTGCGTGCTTTTGTCTTCCCAGCCACCGCAGTTACTGATTCTCGATGAGCCTACTAATCACCTTGACCTTGATAGTATCGCCAGCATCGAATCGGCACTTAGCCACTATGAAGGTGCATTGATCGTGATTTCGCATGATCAGGCCTTTTTACAAAACGTCGGCATCGAAAAAACCATTACTGCACCGTTTAAAGGGGACTAA
- a CDS encoding RCC1 domain-containing protein, with product MFTQSKPIDVTIFNIPHDLLIYLATYLDAKSIFNLALTLTCGLTRHYDFKSTPVETKKDYASRYYHTLFQKGKSCYEKELQNIRIGASRSSGFYFSANGNCYVWGGSPYNRNVQIIKQIDPLLSGKKIKKIVGDICQSGFIWTVFITKDGEVYATAAHHRPGFDKDKIAQQVDDAKFKLFRLLENKKIIDACRSVNNKRTYFLTSDNEIYYYDILTHHLIESTGQHTIAEHGEKIIALAAGANHILFLTASGKVYGQYSNEFGELGIGNNDYQPVPVLIPLTKKIAGIAAGREQSYFLTAEGEVYVCGRNGYGQLGLGHYADQNNPQLVASLHDKKIVKISTGRDFALLLTSDGMVYGCGWNSSGQLALGNEEIQAAPQKIEAFERNKIKIRDVAAGFSFSLFLTEKGQLYSCGDNLMEQLGLDSFSDLEYLNVPMKVSFAEACTKEMTFSPSNR from the coding sequence ATGTTTACTCAAAGCAAACCCATAGACGTTACTATTTTTAATATTCCTCATGATTTATTAATTTATTTGGCTACTTATCTTGATGCTAAAAGTATTTTTAATCTGGCACTCACTTTAACCTGTGGACTAACAAGGCACTATGATTTTAAAAGTACGCCCGTAGAAACAAAAAAAGATTATGCCAGTCGTTATTACCACACATTATTTCAAAAAGGCAAAAGCTGTTACGAAAAAGAATTGCAGAATATTCGAATAGGTGCTAGTCGTAGCAGCGGCTTTTATTTTTCAGCCAATGGAAATTGCTATGTGTGGGGAGGTTCTCCATATAATAGAAATGTACAGATAATTAAACAAATTGATCCGCTTTTATCGGGGAAAAAAATCAAGAAAATAGTTGGCGACATATGCCAATCCGGTTTTATCTGGACAGTATTTATAACCAAAGATGGAGAGGTTTATGCGACTGCTGCACATCATAGGCCAGGGTTTGATAAAGATAAAATTGCACAACAAGTGGATGACGCTAAATTTAAACTTTTTCGGTTGCTTGAAAACAAAAAAATCATTGATGCATGCAGATCAGTTAATAATAAAAGAACGTATTTCTTAACATCGGATAATGAAATTTATTATTACGATATTCTGACGCATCATCTCATTGAATCAACGGGGCAGCATACAATTGCTGAACACGGCGAAAAAATAATTGCATTGGCTGCTGGTGCTAATCACATTTTATTTTTGACTGCAAGCGGAAAAGTTTACGGTCAATATAGCAATGAGTTTGGTGAGTTGGGAATAGGAAATAATGATTACCAACCAGTGCCGGTTCTTATTCCGTTGACTAAAAAAATCGCTGGCATTGCAGCAGGTAGGGAGCAGAGTTATTTTTTAACAGCAGAGGGCGAAGTCTACGTCTGCGGCCGCAATGGTTATGGTCAATTGGGGCTGGGTCACTATGCCGACCAAAATAATCCTCAATTGGTTGCATCATTGCACGATAAAAAAATTGTTAAAATTAGCACGGGTAGAGATTTTGCCTTGTTGCTGACTTCAGATGGCATGGTATATGGCTGCGGCTGGAATAGTAGCGGGCAATTGGCTTTGGGTAACGAGGAAATTCAAGCTGCGCCTCAAAAGATTGAGGCTTTTGAAAGGAACAAGATAAAAATTAGAGATGTCGCCGCAGGATTTTCCTTTTCATTATTTCTAACGGAAAAAGGCCAATTGTATAGCTGCGGTGATAACTTAATGGAACAATTAGGCCTGGATTCTTTTTCTGACCTGGAATACCTGAATGTCCCGATGAAAGTCTCTTTTGCTGAAGCATGCACGAAAGAAATGACATTTAGCCCCAGCAATCGATAA